In one Hypomesus transpacificus isolate Combined female chromosome 18, fHypTra1, whole genome shotgun sequence genomic region, the following are encoded:
- the LOC124480977 gene encoding PHD finger protein 20-like — translation MTNSPPQRRGIQFEVGAQLEARDSQKNWYCATIEKIDLEQEKVLIHYRQWSHRYDEWFDWNSACLRPLERVQLRREGLQEPRPTPMFRVNERVQACWSDCRFYPARILQVNQDDTYTVKFNDGVVKKVKATKVKSSKKETGRASQRGRNLEKNQSDQTETRPAGGDASEQNGTSEEKVGVEEEEKRGKEDIHRKPEEEVAENTPPAKPAQPAGSQQSRTEPRKRKRGSSSLLYSTKRKRRGSSRDRSSGSQTQQVRSEAVPGTSVLSSSQTDSQASVEPSPDTETVLKRQVHLPTTHKYSREPLYRVIKNQPPPILSIELDHNPFKCQAAGCTKSFRKASLLHYHVKYYHEDDQPAGGLQAAGQDTPAKTHALSEGRGFLSERRKENQQNNNHLHDDRELSTTEPGLKVKKKRDRSFLRVVLRKKKKKRSKSENSRSENQGSTLSSPQPRLSHTPSPLTSRLKQDAYFDEEDSDCSTVSAEWSEEELDVTTPVSQQSGTAATHDCDVVRCVCEVEEENDFMIQCDQCLCWQHGTCMGLFEDNVPEIYICYACREMAGQRQSHQYLYDSDWLSSGCMFGLSSVEENYSQHNASKMAATHQLLGDLQQLFLLFHGLQLKISILQTDSHPDLRLWQQPWKQGEGLESWPVPTAQPEEEAAPPLPAPSDKEAGVASFQTSYISSEHCYQKTTAYYPGALAVETRGSELEHSLRRSEDLIYGGSAETYPAATTKTPALHTDKAEEFLVDEEKWNRGPLETSEEAHPTHMHSETDTSTQLDAHTNTHIDTHTDTHTDTARPSPCVVAVERGQQQQWQLNLLDHIQAVQNQLTHRMDVIEKELDVLESWMDHTGELEPPDPLARLPQLKQRIRRLLADLGTVQRISLCCSSRGRD, via the exons ATGACCAACAGTCCCCCCCAAAGACGAGGGATCCAGTTTGAGGTGGGGGCTCAGCTAGAGGCTCGTGACAGCCAGAAAAATTG gtaCTGTGCCACTATTGAGAAGATTGACCTGGAGCAGGAGAAAGTGCTGATCCACTACCGCCAGTGGAGCCATCGCTATGACGAGTGGTTTGACTGGAACTCCGCCTGCCTGCGACCGCTGGAGCGCGTCcagctgaggagggaggggcttcaGGAGCCCCGCCCCACGCCG ATGTTCCGGGTGAACGAGCGTGTGCAGGCGTGCTGGTCTGACTGTCGCTTTTACCCAGCCAGGATCCTGCAGGTCAACCAAGATG ATACCTACACGGTGAAGTTCAATGATGGAGTGGTGAAGAAAGTGAAGGCAACCAAAGTGAAGTCATCTAAGAAGGAG actggaAGAGCCAGCCAGAGAGGCAGAAATCTGGAGAAGAACCAATCAGACCAGACAGAGACTCGCCCAGCAGGGGGCGACGCATCCGAGCAGAATGGAACGAGTGAGGagaaggtgggggtggaggaggaggagaagagaggtaaaGAAGACATACACAGAAAGCCGGAGGAGGAAGTCGCAGAAAACACGCCACCGGCCAAGCCCGCCCAGCCTGCAG GGTCCCAGCAAAGCAGAACGGAgcccaggaagaggaagaggggctCCTCCTCGCTCCTCTACAGCACCAAGAGGAAGAGGCGAGGCAGCAGTAGAG ACAGAAGCAGTGGATCCCAAACTCAGCAGGTTAGATCGGAGGCAGTCCCAGGAACTTCAGTGTTAAGCTCctctcagacagacagccaggcctCTGTTGAACCATCACCAGACACAG AGACTGTACTGAAGCGCCAAGTCCACCTGCCAACCACACACAAGTACAGCAGAGAGCCCC TGTACCGAGTGATTAAAAACCAGCCGCCTCCCATCCTGTCCATTGAGCTGGACCACAACCCCTTCAAGTGTCAGGCTGCGGGCTGCACCAAGTCCTTCAGAAAGGCGTCCCTGCTGCACTACCACGTCAAGTATTATCACGAGGACGACCAGCCGGCCGGCGGGCTGCAGGCGGCCGGCCAGGACACGCCCGCGAAGACGCACGCCCTGTCGGAGGGGCGGGGCTTCCTGAGCGAGAGGCGGAAGGAGAACCAGCAGAACAACAACCACCTGCACGACGACAGAGAGTTGAGCACCACGGAACCAG GTTTGAAGGTCaaaaagaagagagatagaAGCTTCCTCCGTGTCGtcctgaggaagaagaagaaaaagaggtcCAAGTCAG AAAATTCCCGCAGTGAAAACCAAGGCTCCACTCtatcctccccccagccccgcctctcacacacaccttcacctctgacctccaggtTGAAACAAGATGCCTACTTTGATG agGAAGACAGTGATTGTTCAACAGTCAGCGCTGAGTGGAGCGAGGAGGAGCTGGACGTGACCACACCCGTGTCACAGCAGAGTGGCACTGCAGCGACACACGACTGTGACGTGGTGCGCTGCGTGTGCGAGGTCGAAGAAGAGAACGACTTCATGATTCAG tgtgacCAGTGTCTGTGCTGGCAGCATGGCACGTGCATGGGCCTGTTCGAGGACAACGTCCCTGAGATCTACATTTGCTATGCTTGCAGAGAGATGGCAG GGCAACGGCAGAGCCACCAGTACCTGTATGACAGCGACTGGCTGAGCAGTGGCTGCATGTTCGGCCTGTCGTCTGTGGAGGAGAACTACTCCCAGCACAACGCCAGCAAGATGGCGGCCACCCACCAGCTGCTCGGAGACCTGCAgcagctcttcctcctcttccacggCCTGCAGCTCAAGATCAGCATCCTCCA AACAGACTCCCATCCTGACCTGAGGCTGTGGCAGCAGCCCTGGAAGCAGGGCGAGGGGCTGGAGTCCTGGCCGGTGCCCACAGCCCAGCCTGAAGAGGAGGcggcaccccccctccccgcacCCTCCGACAAGGAAGCGGGCGTCGCCTCCTTCCAGACGTCCTACATAAGCAGCGAGCACTGCTACCAGAAGACGACCGCGTACTACCCAGGAGCCCTGGCGGTGGAGACGCGTGGCTCCGAACTGGAGCACAGCCTCCGCCGCAGCGAGGATCTGATCTACGGGGGCTCCGCAGAGACATACCCTGCCGCCACCACCAAGACCCcagccctgcacacagacaAG GCAGAGGAGTTCCTGGTCGACGAGGAAAAGTGGAACAGAGGACCTCTGGAGACTTCAGAAGAAGCCcatcccacacacatgcactctgaAACGGACACGAGCACACAGCTtgacgcgcacacaaacacacacatagacacacacacagacacacacacagacacagcccgGCCCAGCCCCTGTGTGGTAGCAGTGGAGCgcgggcagcagcagcagtggcaGCTGAACCTACTGGATCACATCCAGGCCGTCCAGAACCAGCTCACACACAGGATGGACGTCATAGAGAAGGAGCTGGATG tgttggAGAGCTGGATGGACCACACTGGAGAGCTGGAGCCTCCTGACCCTCTGGCCCGCCTCCCGCAGCTCAAGCAGCGAATCAGACGGCTGCTGGCAGACCTGGGCACGGTGCAGCGCATTTCTCTGTGTTGCTCTTCCAGGGGGCGCGACTGA